The following proteins are encoded in a genomic region of Pseudomonadota bacterium:
- a CDS encoding XRE family transcriptional regulator, with product MPLTQKELGKRIRAAREANRMTQDEVASELGVSRSTVVQIEGGKRSVLSIELDRLAYIFGRDMREFVADSFEQQDALGALFRAQPDVAGQPAVVDKLRECMALGRELTNLESLVDINRDLSAVATYPFPQPRSRWEAIQQGTRLADEERRRLGLGVGPSPDITELLEMQGVRTGVVDLPDDVSGLTLSDRNVGLFVVANRTHHLLRRRFSFAHEYAHVVVDRDRFGLVSRASERDDLMEVRANSFAANFLMPEEGVRQFIATLGKGKPSRIYTDVFDEAGALNVEGRTEPGSQAVQLYDVVQMAHHFGVSRSAALYRLRNLRLVTGPDFDRLKALDQSGKGKELADLLGLPEPDHQSVRNEFRHRFLGLALEAYRRDEISRGKLKELVSMVRLTTDELARLIEDAGLDDAEPASIDV from the coding sequence ATGCCCCTTACCCAAAAAGAGCTAGGCAAGAGGATCCGGGCGGCGCGCGAGGCGAATCGGATGACCCAGGATGAGGTCGCTTCCGAGTTGGGCGTTTCGCGTTCGACCGTCGTCCAGATCGAGGGCGGCAAGCGCTCCGTCTTGAGCATCGAGCTCGACCGCCTGGCGTACATCTTCGGACGCGACATGCGCGAGTTCGTCGCGGACTCCTTCGAGCAGCAGGACGCGCTCGGCGCCCTGTTTCGTGCTCAACCTGATGTCGCGGGGCAGCCAGCGGTCGTTGACAAGCTTCGAGAATGCATGGCTCTCGGGAGGGAGCTCACCAACCTCGAGTCCCTGGTCGATATCAATCGAGACCTCTCCGCCGTCGCGACGTACCCGTTCCCCCAACCACGGAGTCGCTGGGAGGCGATCCAGCAAGGCACGCGACTCGCCGATGAAGAACGGCGTCGCCTCGGCCTTGGTGTCGGCCCATCTCCGGACATCACGGAGTTGCTCGAGATGCAGGGAGTACGCACCGGAGTCGTAGACCTTCCGGATGACGTCTCAGGACTCACGCTGAGCGATCGCAACGTGGGACTGTTCGTCGTAGCAAATCGAACTCACCACCTCCTACGGCGACGGTTCTCGTTCGCGCATGAGTACGCGCATGTCGTCGTAGACCGTGACCGTTTTGGCCTCGTTAGCCGTGCCTCGGAACGAGATGATCTGATGGAGGTACGCGCCAACTCGTTTGCGGCGAACTTCCTCATGCCGGAAGAGGGCGTTCGGCAGTTCATCGCCACGCTGGGCAAAGGCAAGCCGAGCCGCATCTACACTGATGTCTTCGACGAGGCTGGGGCTCTCAATGTCGAGGGTCGAACGGAGCCCGGCAGCCAAGCTGTTCAGCTCTACGACGTCGTTCAGATGGCCCACCATTTCGGCGTAAGCCGCAGTGCGGCCCTCTATCGTCTGCGCAACCTGCGACTTGTCACTGGACCAGACTTCGATCGCCTGAAGGCATTGGATCAGTCGGGAAAGGGAAAGGAGCTGGCCGACCTCCTAGGACTTCCCGAGCCCGATCATCAGAGCGTCCGCAACGAGTTCCGCCATCGATTTCTCGGCCTTGCACTGGAGGCCTACCGACGAGACGAAATCTCGCGAGGGAAGCTAAAGGAGCTCGTGTCGATGGTCCGGCTCACCACTGATGAACTAGCCCGATTGATCGAGGACGCAGGTCTCGATGATGCGGAACCCGCTTCCATCGATGTCTGA
- a CDS encoding DUF4411 family protein gives MVVPRFYVVDSDVFITAKNRYYAFDICPGFWKSVIPTDSSSPRTNPRLSLLKSFGGRSGDVGHAASGNC, from the coding sequence ATGGTGGTCCCGCGGTTCTACGTCGTTGACTCGGACGTCTTCATCACAGCCAAGAACCGATACTACGCGTTCGACATCTGTCCAGGCTTCTGGAAGAGTGTGATTCCTACCGACAGCTCAAGTCCGAGAACAAACCCTAGGCTCTCCTTGCTTAAAAGCTTCGGGGGCAGATCGGGTGATGTTGGTCATGCAGCCTCTGGCAATTGCTGA
- the drmD gene encoding DISARM system SNF2-like helicase DrmD — protein MTGTPTPQTVLEALNQERLLDLSRSFGIGLQSGRQTKGRMAAHLGSQLSGRLPAILLELGRDELRSVCRRHGIADDGRSRRDLQERLLEAAGIDPKRTIPPPPAHHHEGLPQAGQVVQARHRQWMVEEVVPGGDTDSALVEMVCLDDDAPGQPLEVLWDLEVGAQIKDPSAEGLDPRGRLDPPGHFGAYLHALKWSAVSAADATRFQAPFRAGIKLMAHQLTPLMKALELPRANLFIADDVGLGKTIEAGLVLQELLLRQQADFVLVACPASICLQWRDEMQRRFGLRFEVMTQKFVAYRRQDRGFGVNPWATHNRFIISHQLLRRSEYFDPLMAHLGPRARKGLLILDEAHVAAPASRSKYAVDSDTTTVIRELARKFDNRLFLSATPHNGHSNSFSSLLEILDPARFTRGVPIEGPETLMPVMVRRLKRDLRQLDVERFPRRLLVQLALTHDGKEWSAKETSFDAETREEREGDTRALGGSDSTELDLAHKLARYTELCAPKKGRGRLTFIRLQQRLLSSPEAFARTLEVHARAVMERGGPVVRSTAALQEDLVTEADADVHGVDEDAVAAEDDVAVSKDSAALPTPTEEAAALLSDLRATAEQARKHPDAKIRALLAWMRTCQCPAVGETQDGADRAWTDRRVIIFTEWGDTKRYLLELLDQAVSGTDRGDERIMAFHGGMGDDARDEVQRAFNTPPDEHPVRILIATDAAGEGINLQAHCADLFHFDLPWNPARLEQRNGRIDRTLQPAPEVRCHYFIYPDRPEDRVLETLVRKVEIVQKELGSLGAVLLKDIESTMAPGIQDKTQSQLELIGQDASTATLDAELESQRRVIAKLEAERAKAARRLEASERALKVSSESLRGVVEVGLRMAGAPGLAAGEPTREGRKTYSLPELDRSWDRTLDSLRPPRSRGEAFWEWRQRPPRPVTFEPLARLTEATEQLHLAHPFVKRILDRFLAQGFGAHDLSRVASVIAPDDSVIRAVGYARLSLFGPGAARLHDEIIAVAAAWDGSATTLTPYKDAATIAKAVETAESLLAKGAPALPSATQKRIAEHAADLYRSLWPFLDDEADARAAAAKNGLGQRARREAGELRTLLSRQKRAIEERLRIVGQMELFEIAETKTDKEQQRQLRLDHEFMKARLSSIDEELQTEPDAIESLYDVRMTRVSPVGMVVSWPEFMT, from the coding sequence ATGACCGGGACGCCGACGCCGCAGACGGTACTGGAAGCGCTCAACCAGGAGCGCCTGCTCGATCTGAGCCGGAGCTTCGGGATCGGGCTGCAGTCCGGGCGGCAGACGAAGGGGCGGATGGCCGCCCACCTGGGAAGTCAGCTCTCCGGGAGGCTCCCGGCGATCCTGCTCGAGCTCGGGCGTGACGAGCTTCGCTCCGTGTGCCGGCGGCACGGGATCGCGGATGATGGCCGGAGCCGCCGCGATCTCCAGGAGCGGCTGCTCGAGGCCGCGGGGATCGATCCGAAGCGGACCATTCCTCCTCCTCCGGCCCACCACCACGAGGGGCTTCCCCAGGCCGGCCAGGTGGTTCAGGCCCGTCACCGGCAGTGGATGGTCGAAGAGGTCGTGCCGGGCGGCGACACGGACTCGGCGCTCGTCGAGATGGTGTGCCTCGACGACGACGCACCCGGGCAGCCGCTGGAAGTGCTTTGGGATCTCGAAGTTGGAGCGCAGATCAAAGACCCCTCGGCGGAGGGCCTCGACCCAAGGGGCCGTCTGGATCCGCCGGGGCACTTCGGGGCGTACCTGCACGCGCTGAAGTGGAGCGCGGTCAGCGCTGCCGATGCGACGCGCTTCCAGGCGCCCTTCCGCGCGGGCATCAAACTGATGGCCCATCAGCTCACGCCGCTGATGAAGGCGCTGGAGCTTCCGCGGGCGAATCTGTTCATCGCGGATGACGTGGGCCTCGGCAAGACCATCGAAGCGGGCCTGGTCCTTCAGGAGCTTCTTCTTCGCCAGCAAGCGGACTTCGTCCTCGTCGCGTGTCCGGCTTCGATATGCCTTCAGTGGCGCGACGAAATGCAGCGCCGGTTCGGTCTCCGCTTCGAGGTGATGACCCAGAAGTTCGTGGCCTACCGCCGCCAGGATCGGGGCTTCGGCGTGAACCCGTGGGCCACGCACAACCGGTTCATCATCTCGCACCAGCTCCTCCGGCGCTCGGAGTACTTCGATCCGCTGATGGCGCACCTCGGGCCGCGCGCACGCAAGGGTCTGCTCATTCTCGATGAAGCCCACGTCGCCGCGCCCGCGAGCCGGAGCAAGTACGCCGTCGACAGCGACACCACCACCGTCATCCGCGAGCTCGCCCGCAAGTTCGATAACCGCCTCTTTCTGAGCGCCACACCCCACAACGGGCACTCCAACAGCTTCAGCTCGCTGCTCGAAATCCTCGATCCCGCCCGGTTCACCCGTGGCGTCCCCATCGAGGGCCCCGAGACGCTCATGCCCGTGATGGTGCGGCGCCTGAAGCGGGACCTTCGCCAGCTCGACGTCGAACGTTTCCCTCGAAGGCTCCTCGTCCAGCTTGCGCTCACCCACGACGGCAAAGAATGGTCGGCCAAAGAGACCAGCTTCGATGCCGAGACTCGAGAGGAACGCGAAGGCGACACGCGAGCGCTGGGCGGCAGCGACAGCACCGAGCTCGACCTCGCCCACAAGCTCGCCCGCTACACGGAGCTGTGCGCCCCGAAGAAGGGGCGCGGACGACTCACCTTCATCCGCCTCCAGCAGCGGCTCTTGTCCAGCCCGGAGGCGTTTGCGCGAACCCTCGAAGTCCACGCGCGAGCCGTGATGGAACGCGGCGGGCCCGTCGTGCGATCCACCGCCGCGCTCCAAGAAGATCTGGTCACCGAGGCCGACGCCGACGTGCACGGCGTGGATGAAGACGCTGTCGCCGCCGAAGACGATGTCGCCGTCTCAAAGGACAGCGCGGCGCTTCCCACGCCCACCGAAGAAGCCGCGGCGCTGCTTTCCGACTTGCGCGCCACGGCCGAGCAAGCGCGAAAGCACCCGGACGCCAAGATTCGTGCGCTCCTTGCTTGGATGCGTACCTGCCAATGCCCAGCCGTCGGCGAAACCCAAGACGGCGCGGACCGCGCCTGGACCGATCGCCGCGTCATCATCTTCACGGAATGGGGCGACACCAAGCGCTACCTCCTCGAGCTCCTCGACCAGGCGGTCTCCGGCACCGACCGCGGCGACGAGCGGATCATGGCCTTCCACGGAGGCATGGGCGACGACGCTCGCGACGAGGTTCAGCGCGCGTTCAACACGCCGCCTGACGAACACCCGGTTCGCATCCTGATCGCGACCGACGCCGCGGGCGAGGGCATCAACCTCCAGGCGCATTGCGCCGACCTCTTTCATTTCGATCTGCCCTGGAACCCGGCCCGCCTCGAACAGCGGAACGGCCGCATCGACCGCACCCTTCAACCGGCACCCGAAGTTCGATGCCACTACTTCATCTATCCCGATCGTCCCGAAGACCGGGTTCTCGAAACCCTCGTTCGCAAGGTCGAGATCGTCCAGAAGGAGCTCGGCTCCCTCGGCGCGGTGCTCTTGAAGGACATCGAGTCCACTATGGCGCCGGGCATCCAGGACAAGACCCAATCCCAGCTCGAGCTCATCGGCCAGGATGCGAGCACGGCAACGCTCGATGCCGAGCTGGAATCCCAGCGCCGGGTCATCGCCAAGCTCGAAGCCGAACGGGCGAAGGCCGCGCGGCGCCTCGAAGCCTCCGAACGCGCGTTGAAGGTGAGCTCCGAGTCCCTTCGCGGCGTGGTCGAGGTCGGCTTGCGCATGGCCGGTGCCCCGGGTCTTGCGGCAGGTGAGCCGACTCGTGAAGGCCGCAAGACCTACAGCCTTCCCGAGCTCGATCGTTCCTGGGACCGCACCCTCGATAGCCTCCGCCCGCCGCGTTCACGGGGCGAGGCCTTTTGGGAGTGGCGCCAGCGCCCGCCGCGACCGGTCACCTTCGAACCGCTCGCACGGCTGACCGAAGCCACCGAGCAACTCCACCTGGCCCATCCCTTCGTCAAGCGCATCCTCGATCGCTTCCTGGCCCAGGGCTTTGGCGCACACGACCTGAGCCGCGTCGCCAGCGTGATCGCGCCCGATGACAGCGTGATTCGGGCGGTCGGATACGCGCGCCTGAGCCTCTTCGGGCCGGGGGCGGCCCGGCTCCACGACGAGATCATCGCTGTTGCCGCGGCCTGGGATGGCTCCGCTACAACCCTGACGCCCTACAAGGACGCCGCCACCATTGCGAAGGCTGTCGAGACCGCGGAGTCGCTTCTCGCCAAGGGCGCCCCAGCGCTTCCCAGCGCTACCCAGAAGCGGATCGCGGAGCACGCCGCCGATCTCTACCGATCGCTGTGGCCCTTCCTCGATGACGAAGCGGATGCCCGCGCCGCCGCCGCCAAGAACGGCCTCGGTCAGCGGGCGCGTCGCGAGGCTGGAGAGCTCCGGACGCTCTTGAGCCGTCAGAAACGAGCCATCGAAGAGCGGCTGCGGATCGTGGGCCAAATGGAGCTCTTCGAGATTGCCGAGACCAAGACCGACAAGGAACAGCAGCGCCAGCTCCGCCTCGATCACGAGTTCATGAAGGCGCGCCTCTCGAGCATCGACGAAGAGCTCCAGACCGAACCTGACGCCATCGAGTCCCTGTACGACGTGCGCATGACCCGCGTCTCGCCGGTGGGGATGGTGGTGAGCTGGCCCGAGTTCATGACATGA
- a CDS encoding ImmA/IrrE family metallo-endopeptidase, producing MVTARVHVKPELLEWACERAGLGVDAFADSFPKLSEWVAGGAKPTFKQLEDFARVARVPIGYLFLPEPPEEPLPIPDFRTVPGAQLQRPSPDLLDTIYAMQRRQAWLRETLLENGAEPLALVGSARVSDVPQAIGNEMRRILSLEDGWARGIGTWQEAVLELRRAIEALGVMAVINAIVGNNTHRKLNVAEFRGFALSDPYAPLVFVNGADAKSAQMFTLAHELAHLWLGAEGLSGFEDLLPRGTEVEDWCNQAAAEFLIPAQALKPRWADVKRDQDSFGTLAREFKVSPIVVARRALDLRLVGRETFFAFYRAYVKEERRRGGRRTGGGDFYNNQNTRVGALFAGHVVRAALEGRIGFKEAYDLTGLRSGAFQEYAQRLGVEL from the coding sequence ATGGTGACCGCACGCGTGCACGTCAAGCCAGAGCTTCTCGAATGGGCATGCGAGCGCGCGGGGCTTGGCGTCGATGCGTTTGCCGACAGCTTCCCCAAGCTTTCCGAGTGGGTCGCGGGTGGAGCGAAGCCCACGTTCAAGCAGCTCGAGGACTTCGCGAGGGTCGCACGCGTCCCCATCGGCTACCTCTTCCTCCCAGAGCCGCCCGAGGAGCCGCTCCCGATCCCGGACTTCCGTACCGTCCCCGGCGCTCAATTGCAGCGACCGAGTCCCGACCTACTCGATACGATCTACGCCATGCAGCGGCGCCAGGCTTGGCTGCGCGAAACGCTCCTGGAAAACGGAGCGGAGCCGCTTGCGCTTGTGGGCAGTGCCCGCGTTAGCGACGTGCCCCAGGCCATCGGAAACGAAATGCGGCGCATCCTCTCCCTGGAGGATGGATGGGCTCGTGGCATCGGCACGTGGCAAGAAGCGGTGCTCGAGTTGCGGCGTGCGATCGAAGCACTTGGTGTCATGGCCGTGATCAATGCGATCGTGGGCAACAACACGCATCGCAAGCTGAACGTAGCGGAGTTCCGCGGCTTCGCGTTGAGCGATCCTTACGCACCTCTTGTTTTCGTCAACGGGGCGGATGCGAAATCGGCGCAGATGTTCACGCTTGCCCACGAGTTGGCGCACCTGTGGCTGGGAGCGGAGGGACTTTCGGGGTTCGAGGACCTCCTCCCACGCGGCACGGAGGTGGAGGACTGGTGCAATCAAGCCGCGGCCGAGTTCCTGATCCCCGCGCAAGCACTCAAGCCCCGTTGGGCGGATGTCAAGCGCGATCAGGATTCTTTCGGCACGCTTGCCCGCGAGTTCAAGGTCAGCCCCATTGTCGTTGCCCGCCGGGCGCTGGATTTGCGCCTGGTTGGACGCGAGACATTCTTTGCCTTCTACCGTGCGTACGTCAAAGAAGAGCGCCGCCGTGGCGGGCGGCGGACGGGTGGTGGCGATTTCTACAACAACCAAAACACGCGGGTAGGTGCTCTCTTTGCGGGGCACGTTGTTCGAGCCGCGCTGGAGGGCCGGATCGGCTTCAAGGAAGCCTACGACCTAACTGGCCTTCGTAGCGGGGCCTTTCAAGAATACGCACAGCGCTTGGGGGTCGAGCTCTAA